A part of Candidatus Moraniibacteriota bacterium genomic DNA contains:
- a CDS encoding ASCH domain-containing protein: MTIHQMKLAKEPFEKIANGQKVIESRLFDEKRQLINIGDEIEFSRNDNPVETVKAKVKALYRYDSFESLFSDFPPKYFGGESKKFLLEEIGRFYSKEDQEKYGVVGIKIELQK; this comes from the coding sequence ATGACTATTCATCAGATGAAACTCGCCAAAGAACCCTTTGAGAAAATCGCCAATGGGCAGAAGGTTATCGAGTCCCGTCTTTTTGACGAAAAGCGCCAACTGATTAATATCGGTGATGAAATCGAATTTTCCCGAAATGACAATCCAGTGGAAACAGTGAAAGCAAAAGTGAAAGCGCTATATCGTTATGATTCGTTTGAGAGTCTTTTTTCTGATTTTCCTCCAAAGTATTTCGGCGGGGAATCGAAAAAGTTTCTTCTCGAAGAAATCGGCAGGTTCTATTCGAAAGAAGATCAGGAGAAGTATGGGGTGGTAGGAATAAAAATCGAACTCCAAAAGTAA
- a CDS encoding valine--tRNA ligase — MKTEIPKTYEPKDHEDAIYQTWEESDFFNPDTCIEKGVTAPDAPPFSIVLPPPNVTGTLHLGHAAMLAVEDIMVRYHRMRGDRTLWIPGTDHSAIATQEKVERTIWNEEQKTRHDFGREIFLDRVKKFTQDSHDTIVNQCKKMGASLDWSREAYTLDEARNRAVNEAFRRMFEDGIIYRGPRIVNWDPKFQTTISDDEVERREEKVPLYYLQYGPFVISTARPETKFGDKYVVVHPDDERYRDYAHGQTIENIEWINGKITATVIKDEAIDMEFGTGAMTITPWHDATDFDIATRHNLDKEQIIGYDGKLLDIAGEDFRGLDIVQARKKIVAKLREKNLVVKTDEDYLHNIAVNSRGGGVIEPQIKEQWFVDVNKEFKREGRLTSLKSLMQHAVRSGDVTIIPERFEKTYFHWIDNLRDWCISRQIWFGHRIPVWYRGKEVYCGIDAPEGAEWEQDPDTLDTWFSSGLWTFSTLGWGSDEEKWQREKVYHPTSVLETGYDILFFWVARMILMSEYLLGEAPFKTVYLHGLVRDEQGRKMSKSIGNVIDPLEMTAKYGTDAVRLALVIGSTPGNDIRLGEEKIATFRNFTNKLWNIGRYILQQPEKTDASKTLSDADHWILSRLGETVCEVTHLIKSYQFSLAGETLRDFTWNDFADWYVEVHKVEGNNTVLKQVFETLLTLWHPFMPFVTEALWSHLNKNTLLLTTPWSQGVAPESISTGKSFATIIDIITRIRAIRATYRLDAKRPVTATFVCQDATFIETNSLLLKRLARIGELSIVNGNTKPIPHAAKIIITDTQIFLHLEGLIDINKEQTRLKAELDKAEAFIKNTSSRLANASFIAKAPPELIKNTQSLLEEQQRKRIEIQSALKALL, encoded by the coding sequence ATGAAGACGGAAATCCCCAAAACCTACGAACCCAAAGATCACGAAGACGCTATCTACCAAACATGGGAAGAAAGCGACTTTTTCAATCCAGATACATGCATCGAAAAGGGTGTCACTGCACCGGATGCACCACCATTTTCTATTGTTCTCCCTCCGCCCAATGTCACAGGCACACTCCACCTGGGTCATGCCGCCATGCTCGCTGTCGAGGATATCATGGTGCGCTACCACCGCATGCGAGGCGATCGAACGCTCTGGATTCCCGGCACAGATCACTCCGCAATTGCCACCCAAGAAAAAGTCGAGCGAACGATTTGGAATGAGGAGCAGAAAACTCGTCATGATTTCGGGCGCGAAATATTTCTCGATCGCGTCAAAAAGTTCACGCAAGACTCGCATGACACCATCGTCAATCAGTGTAAAAAAATGGGCGCTTCACTCGATTGGTCACGCGAGGCATACACACTCGACGAGGCGAGAAATCGCGCCGTCAATGAAGCCTTCCGACGAATGTTCGAGGACGGCATCATCTACCGCGGTCCGCGCATCGTCAATTGGGATCCGAAATTCCAGACCACCATCTCCGATGACGAAGTCGAGCGTCGCGAAGAAAAGGTTCCCCTCTACTACTTGCAATACGGTCCATTCGTCATCAGCACCGCGCGCCCCGAAACCAAATTCGGCGACAAATATGTAGTAGTACACCCCGACGACGAACGATACAGAGACTACGCGCACGGACAAACGATAGAAAACATTGAGTGGATTAATGGGAAGATAACAGCAACTGTCATTAAAGATGAAGCCATAGATATGGAATTCGGAACGGGTGCCATGACAATCACGCCCTGGCACGACGCCACCGACTTCGACATCGCTACTCGGCATAACCTCGACAAAGAACAAATCATCGGCTACGACGGAAAATTGCTCGATATCGCCGGAGAAGATTTCCGAGGTCTCGACATCGTACAAGCGCGCAAAAAAATAGTCGCGAAGCTTCGAGAGAAAAATCTCGTCGTCAAAACCGACGAAGACTATCTCCACAATATCGCTGTGAACAGTCGCGGCGGCGGCGTTATTGAACCACAAATCAAAGAACAATGGTTCGTCGATGTCAACAAAGAATTCAAGCGGGAGGGAAGGCTAACTTCACTCAAGTCACTCATGCAACACGCCGTCCGATCCGGCGATGTCACCATCATCCCCGAACGATTTGAGAAAACCTATTTCCACTGGATCGACAATCTCCGCGACTGGTGCATATCCCGCCAAATCTGGTTCGGTCACCGGATACCCGTGTGGTATCGGGGCAAAGAAGTATACTGCGGAATCGATGCGCCAGAAGGTGCCGAATGGGAACAAGACCCCGACACGCTCGACACATGGTTTTCATCTGGACTGTGGACATTTTCGACACTCGGCTGGGGTTCCGACGAAGAAAAGTGGCAGCGAGAAAAAGTGTACCATCCGACAAGTGTTCTCGAAACCGGCTACGATATTCTCTTCTTCTGGGTCGCCCGCATGATACTCATGTCGGAATACCTCCTCGGTGAAGCGCCGTTCAAAACCGTCTATCTCCACGGACTCGTCCGTGACGAGCAAGGTCGCAAGATGAGCAAATCAATTGGCAACGTCATTGATCCACTCGAAATGACCGCGAAGTATGGCACCGACGCCGTACGCCTCGCCCTCGTTATTGGGAGTACACCCGGCAATGACATTCGACTTGGCGAAGAAAAAATCGCCACCTTCCGCAACTTTACCAACAAACTCTGGAATATAGGACGATATATTCTTCAACAACCAGAAAAAACAGATGCTTCAAAAACTTTGTCAGACGCCGATCATTGGATACTCTCGAGACTAGGCGAAACTGTCTGCGAAGTGACTCACCTTATTAAGAGCTACCAGTTTTCACTTGCTGGAGAAACACTTCGCGATTTCACCTGGAACGATTTCGCCGACTGGTATGTCGAGGTACACAAAGTGGAAGGAAATAACACCGTGCTCAAACAAGTCTTCGAGACGCTCCTCACTCTCTGGCACCCCTTCATGCCATTTGTCACCGAAGCGCTCTGGAGTCACCTCAACAAAAACACGCTTCTTCTCACAACGCCCTGGTCGCAAGGCGTAGCACCTGAATCAATTTCCACTGGCAAAAGTTTCGCCACAATCATCGACATCATCACTCGCATACGAGCGATACGCGCCACATATCGCCTCGATGCCAAGCGCCCCGTAACCGCCACATTCGTCTGCCAGGATGCAACCTTTATCGAAACAAATTCTCTTCTTCTCAAGCGACTTGCCCGAATCGGCGAGCTCTCAATTGTAAATGGAAATACGAAGCCAATTCCGCACGCAGCAAAGATAATCATCACGGACACGCAAATCTTCCTCCATCTCGAAGGACTTATCGATATCAATAAGGAACAAACAAGACTCAAAGCCGAGCTCGATAAAGCTGAAGCCTTTATCAAAAACACTTCCTCTCGCCTTGCAAACGCGTCTTTCATCGCGAAAGCACCCCCAGAGCTCATCAAAAATACCCAATCACTCCTCGAAGAACAACAGAGAAAGCGCATCGAGATACAATCTGCCCTCAAAGCTCTTCTATGA
- the tsaD gene encoding tRNA (adenosine(37)-N6)-threonylcarbamoyltransferase complex transferase subunit TsaD, with the protein MPLLAIETSCDETAAAVVEKNGDAVRVLSSIVSSQIALHAPFGGVVPNLAAREHTKNISSVIESALQKARVSPSDLDAIAVTAGPGLAPALQIGVTAAKTLSYLWKKPLIPIHHIEGHIYANFIHEIPSDIAHSSLQTPPSISFPLLALVVSGGHTEIVLMRDHFTYNILGETEDDAVGEAFDKVAKMLGLPYPGGPEIATRAEIFQNDPTRTNHDTTTFAFPRPMKESGDYRFSFSGLKTAVLYFLKKHEEEKTDEHFINAVCSEFQEAALDVLISKTCRAIAEHHPRTIIIAGGVSANTELRRRMSDMVTRDFPKTKFLMPPFKYSLDNAAMIGAAALFRWEHMENREQELSHTNWQTLVANPNMLLGN; encoded by the coding sequence ATGCCTCTTCTTGCCATTGAAACCTCCTGCGATGAAACAGCTGCTGCTGTTGTAGAAAAAAATGGCGACGCCGTTCGTGTTCTCTCGAGCATCGTCTCATCACAAATCGCACTTCACGCGCCCTTTGGCGGCGTCGTCCCCAATCTCGCCGCGCGCGAACACACCAAGAACATCTCCTCTGTCATCGAGTCGGCACTCCAAAAGGCACGCGTCTCACCAAGCGACCTCGACGCAATTGCTGTCACGGCAGGGCCTGGACTTGCACCCGCCCTCCAAATCGGCGTCACCGCTGCAAAGACACTTTCCTATCTTTGGAAGAAACCCCTCATCCCTATTCATCATATCGAGGGGCACATCTACGCGAATTTCATACACGAAATACCGTCAGACATCGCCCATTCCAGTCTTCAAACACCACCCTCTATTTCCTTCCCACTCCTTGCTCTCGTTGTTTCCGGCGGCCACACCGAAATCGTTTTGATGCGTGATCATTTCACCTATAACATTCTCGGCGAAACAGAAGACGACGCTGTTGGCGAAGCCTTCGACAAAGTCGCCAAAATGCTCGGACTCCCCTATCCCGGCGGTCCTGAAATTGCCACAAGGGCAGAGATATTTCAAAATGATCCTACGCGAACGAATCACGATACAACAACATTCGCTTTTCCGCGTCCAATGAAAGAAAGTGGTGACTACCGATTCTCTTTCTCCGGACTCAAAACAGCTGTTCTCTATTTTCTCAAAAAGCACGAAGAAGAAAAAACAGACGAGCATTTTATCAATGCCGTCTGCTCCGAATTCCAAGAAGCCGCCCTCGATGTACTTATCAGCAAAACCTGTCGCGCTATCGCAGAACATCATCCACGAACCATCATTATTGCGGGCGGTGTCTCGGCTAATACCGAACTCCGCCGCCGCATGAGCGACATGGTCACGCGCGATTTCCCCAAGACGAAATTCCTCATGCCACCTTTCAAATACTCTCTCGACAACGCCGCCATGATCGGCGCCGCCGCCCTCTTCCGCTGGGAGCACATGGAAAATCGAGAACAAGAACTTTCTCACACTAACTGGCAGACACTCGTCGCAAACCCAAATATGCTCCTTGGGAATTGA
- a CDS encoding PrsW family intramembrane metalloprotease encodes MIYAIIRGWLAGMAVLLIEILFGAFLFAPSFSPPLSSETFAPSFLPIAFIALLEEGMKFIALRGISKEMTPFFRNAIFKGLLVGLGFALFEICIKILFYTESPTKDPFVLGTMSSTSLHIITGGILGAAWFSRIKERSPIILLAFFLLAFIIHTLYNSLLAPILFSHVS; translated from the coding sequence ATGATCTACGCCATCATCCGAGGATGGCTTGCCGGCATGGCAGTTCTCCTCATCGAAATCCTCTTCGGCGCATTTCTCTTCGCTCCAAGTTTTTCTCCCCCTCTCTCATCAGAAACATTTGCCCCGTCTTTCCTCCCGATTGCATTCATCGCTCTCCTCGAAGAAGGCATGAAATTCATTGCGCTTCGTGGCATCAGCAAAGAAATGACACCGTTCTTTCGAAACGCTATCTTCAAAGGACTGCTGGTTGGACTCGGATTCGCACTCTTTGAGATATGCATCAAGATTCTCTTCTACACAGAGAGTCCCACAAAAGATCCTTTTGTACTTGGCACTATGAGTAGTACATCCCTTCACATCATAACCGGAGGCATACTTGGTGCCGCCTGGTTTTCCCGCATCAAGGAGCGATCCCCAATTATCCTCCTTGCATTTTTTCTCCTTGCCTTTATCATTCACACTCTCTACAACTCTCTCCTTGCTCCCATTCTCTTTAGTCACGTTTCATAA
- a CDS encoding DUF4365 domain-containing protein translates to MMPYMTKHSRAKRIEKQEIAVLNLLFNSNSLRTELTGGEDDVPLIDGYVHLLGEQDEVSGNMLKVQIKPLKVNKDGTFSATCSTDLLSHAHSSSLPVILIAVNIEEQLAYWTYLSPESMKPLYKSQVAAGRKTATLRLHKNHVIKKGIDTYVSEWKRICGHHRNTSNDRLTTRYKKRIKRDFITANEGALLERIRTLHDLVYYRTNKGEYPLIEIVLEMARTIGGTSAAVKIACIELLEQVIHDKTADALEVITNLASDENEQVRKKVAEVLKNTAKYNYHILNAIGYSPYRAILDFIGSHSVPTDIAHEMLCNLLGPDFDGTSQTDMYTFTFHRGPLDATKFLKNLRRDTIRLLLNRYEKETTTGEKAKIITTIGCATCGSDSPFQSDPNFLERSAEMVEADTGFIVAAYEKIVFPAGTMTMLYPVVYKIEEQLSLFNTRARKITGAEELLRRIREDKGGYRLYSLLAGDEMRLRRDVEEWQEGQRQKEEELKELLDSITEENAGEWYRRIDAVANFRDCVEDWLYETLRGFLAQIAEKKPAVAAVFVRHAFRNKTGLYFFLRDILWGLRKGPIEQWDEQVARIAKDQLTEQTDGILISYFSTGGIDPSVANIRDEDIKLILEIARKDGRFSFLKDGEMNRSLEYHSIRVLAFLSTQDKEIRKALIEKIKEYPELDAMFADQLGFALHCKWINLEEWDQQELEALVEMLVNVKRLDHKELQILHALGAVNFNLMMSVFERRIKHSYNSGYDAIPHHFESGTATFIRDNPRSKEIILGWLQEIDPEQDGIGYHLGEFFQHIGGEALHEALSELIATGKKENIFKVIEMFPISNSVDPLLCLEIIAATDDENILDTIDTRMRQIGGGNGAVDENIFARELRKNEVRIKEIKSKAMDPKIIKFCERVLANLARDIATSEQDHEREIQEARQEYEDANS, encoded by the coding sequence ATGATGCCATACATGACTAAACACTCCCGCGCGAAAAGAATCGAAAAGCAGGAAATCGCCGTATTGAATCTCCTCTTCAACAGCAACTCTTTGCGGACGGAGCTAACAGGAGGCGAAGACGACGTGCCCCTCATCGATGGGTACGTGCATTTACTCGGCGAGCAAGACGAAGTGAGTGGCAATATGCTGAAAGTACAGATAAAGCCCCTCAAGGTCAACAAGGACGGTACGTTTTCCGCGACATGCAGTACTGACTTGCTTAGCCACGCACATAGCTCTTCGCTGCCTGTCATTTTGATAGCTGTAAACATCGAAGAACAACTTGCATACTGGACGTATCTCTCGCCAGAGTCCATGAAGCCTCTGTACAAATCGCAAGTAGCTGCCGGCAGGAAAACTGCAACTCTCCGACTGCATAAAAATCATGTTATCAAAAAAGGCATCGACACATATGTTTCTGAGTGGAAACGTATTTGCGGGCATCACAGGAATACATCGAATGATCGGCTTACTACTCGATACAAAAAGCGCATCAAGAGAGATTTCATAACAGCGAACGAGGGCGCTCTATTAGAGCGGATCAGAACTCTCCACGATCTGGTTTATTACCGCACGAACAAGGGCGAGTACCCGCTGATCGAGATTGTGCTCGAGATGGCGCGTACCATCGGCGGAACTTCCGCAGCCGTAAAGATAGCTTGTATCGAGCTGCTCGAGCAAGTTATCCACGACAAGACAGCTGATGCATTAGAGGTAATCACCAATCTGGCATCCGATGAGAATGAACAGGTTAGAAAAAAGGTAGCAGAAGTACTTAAAAACACTGCGAAATATAATTACCATATCCTCAATGCGATTGGATACAGTCCGTACCGCGCTATACTCGACTTCATCGGAAGTCATAGTGTACCGACAGACATTGCACATGAGATGCTTTGCAATCTTCTCGGTCCTGATTTCGATGGAACTTCCCAGACGGATATGTATACGTTTACTTTCCATCGTGGCCCGCTTGATGCGACGAAGTTCTTGAAAAATCTGCGCCGCGATACAATAAGACTTCTCCTAAACCGATACGAAAAGGAGACTACAACCGGCGAGAAAGCAAAAATCATAACGACAATCGGTTGCGCTACCTGCGGGTCAGACTCACCATTTCAGAGCGACCCTAATTTTCTCGAACGGTCTGCAGAAATGGTGGAAGCAGATACGGGGTTTATTGTCGCAGCGTACGAAAAAATCGTTTTCCCTGCGGGCACAATGACAATGCTATATCCCGTCGTTTACAAAATCGAAGAGCAGCTATCGCTTTTCAATACGCGAGCGCGTAAGATCACAGGCGCTGAAGAGCTTCTACGACGCATACGCGAGGATAAAGGCGGCTACCGACTATACAGTCTTCTCGCCGGAGACGAAATGCGTCTGCGTCGCGATGTGGAGGAATGGCAAGAGGGGCAACGTCAAAAAGAAGAAGAGCTTAAGGAGCTACTCGATTCAATCACTGAAGAAAATGCTGGTGAATGGTACAGGCGCATAGACGCGGTTGCTAACTTTCGTGACTGTGTCGAGGATTGGCTCTATGAGACACTGCGAGGTTTCCTTGCGCAAATCGCAGAAAAAAAACCAGCAGTAGCTGCTGTATTTGTAAGGCACGCCTTCAGAAACAAAACGGGTCTATATTTCTTTTTGCGCGATATACTCTGGGGACTTCGGAAGGGTCCGATTGAACAATGGGACGAACAGGTTGCTCGCATCGCAAAGGATCAGCTCACAGAACAAACCGATGGAATCCTGATATCATATTTCTCCACTGGTGGAATTGACCCATCTGTGGCTAATATCCGCGATGAAGATATAAAACTTATCCTCGAGATTGCGAGAAAAGACGGGCGTTTCTCTTTCTTAAAAGATGGCGAGATGAACAGATCACTCGAGTATCACTCGATTAGGGTACTCGCATTTCTATCGACACAAGACAAAGAAATTCGCAAAGCACTCATAGAAAAAATAAAGGAGTATCCAGAACTGGATGCCATGTTCGCAGATCAACTCGGTTTCGCGCTGCACTGCAAGTGGATCAACTTGGAGGAGTGGGATCAGCAAGAGCTTGAGGCACTCGTAGAAATGTTAGTCAACGTAAAGCGACTCGATCATAAGGAGCTACAAATCCTCCACGCTCTTGGAGCGGTCAATTTTAATCTGATGATGTCGGTGTTTGAACGCCGAATAAAACATTCTTACAACAGCGGCTATGACGCAATCCCGCATCACTTCGAATCTGGTACGGCGACTTTCATTCGCGACAACCCTCGCAGTAAGGAGATCATTCTGGGCTGGCTCCAAGAAATAGATCCAGAGCAAGACGGCATTGGCTATCATTTGGGTGAGTTTTTTCAACATATAGGAGGCGAAGCATTGCATGAGGCTTTATCAGAGTTAATCGCCACAGGTAAAAAAGAAAACATTTTTAAGGTAATAGAGATGTTTCCTATTTCCAATTCTGTCGATCCCTTGCTTTGCCTTGAAATTATCGCCGCGACGGACGACGAAAATATCTTGGATACGATTGACACTCGGATGCGACAGATCGGCGGTGGCAATGGCGCAGTCGACGAAAATATATTCGCGCGCGAGCTGCGGAAAAACGAGGTCCGAATCAAAGAAATAAAATCCAAGGCAATGGATCCAAAAATCATCAAGTTTTGCGAAAGAGTATTGGCTAACCTTGCACGGGACATTGCGACCTCCGAGCAAGATCATGAGCGAGAAATACAAGAAGCGCGACAGGAATACGAAGATGCAAATAGTTGA
- a CDS encoding GNAT family N-acetyltransferase, with translation MEMPNTSIRDAQVGDFEWVADLMHHALDPYYGGDHHAHAKRIFDAHIAGGHDHVGFFSFEQHMFILEVNGERAGVLHLVGKRQSTYKVSPLIVAPEFQNQLGIGSKLLDHVESYARGNQARQLYCTVAEKNVSAMQFFLRKGFIRAGSSDSHYKSGVTEAMLYKPLYGTGKIRSLDQLHVSVLPLDEVNTEMKTEVARLLLEKLPSSFEGITDEWVTALFDGYTRRNTADINAKYKLIFVALDSTGRVIGVAGATPKKGSPIKIMPFIATSTVAFEALLIDIPHQLVPYGHKLYIHINPTADEVVSLQRLGWKLDAALPNAYYQGVVTQQWSLNIGETLMRTIRIKRKFFDLIKSGRKTLEVRVGYPTISRIQVGEQINLVTHTESLVVRVNAIRQYASFDAMIAKEPFKNIAPDASSREELLVLLKNIYPANKEKLGVIVLELNK, from the coding sequence ATGGAAATGCCGAACACCTCGATCAGAGATGCCCAAGTTGGCGATTTCGAATGGGTTGCCGACCTCATGCACCACGCGCTCGATCCGTATTACGGTGGCGATCATCACGCCCACGCAAAACGCATCTTTGATGCGCACATAGCGGGCGGACACGATCACGTAGGGTTCTTCTCGTTCGAACAGCATATGTTCATCCTCGAAGTAAACGGGGAACGAGCCGGAGTCCTTCACTTGGTTGGTAAGCGGCAGTCGACATACAAGGTCAGCCCGCTCATCGTCGCCCCAGAGTTCCAGAATCAGCTGGGAATCGGAAGCAAACTCCTCGACCATGTAGAAAGTTACGCGCGCGGTAATCAAGCTCGCCAACTCTACTGCACCGTCGCAGAAAAGAATGTTTCTGCAATGCAGTTTTTTCTTCGGAAAGGATTTATCCGCGCAGGAAGCTCCGACAGTCACTACAAGAGCGGCGTGACCGAGGCGATGCTTTACAAGCCCCTCTATGGAACGGGTAAGATCAGATCACTGGATCAGCTCCACGTCTCTGTCTTGCCCCTCGACGAAGTCAATACCGAGATGAAAACCGAGGTGGCTCGGCTCTTGCTCGAAAAGTTGCCAAGCTCATTCGAAGGTATCACCGATGAATGGGTCACAGCACTCTTCGATGGCTACACCAGACGGAATACGGCAGACATCAATGCCAAGTACAAGTTGATCTTCGTTGCTCTCGACAGCACGGGTCGTGTAATTGGCGTAGCCGGAGCAACGCCGAAAAAAGGAAGTCCGATTAAGATTATGCCTTTTATTGCAACGAGCACCGTTGCATTTGAGGCGCTTCTGATCGACATCCCGCATCAGCTGGTGCCGTACGGTCACAAGCTCTACATTCACATCAACCCAACTGCGGATGAGGTGGTTTCACTTCAGCGCCTCGGGTGGAAACTGGATGCAGCCCTGCCGAATGCCTACTACCAAGGGGTTGTCACTCAACAGTGGAGCCTCAACATTGGAGAAACGCTTATGCGAACCATCAGAATCAAGCGGAAATTCTTTGACCTGATCAAATCAGGCAGGAAGACCCTTGAGGTGCGGGTCGGTTACCCAACCATCAGTCGCATCCAAGTTGGCGAGCAGATCAACCTCGTGACGCACACCGAAAGTCTCGTTGTTCGAGTCAACGCTATTCGGCAATACGCAAGCTTTGATGCGATGATCGCAAAGGAGCCGTTCAAAAACATCGCTCCCGACGCCTCCTCACGAGAGGAACTGCTTGTCCTGCTCAAGAATATCTACCCCGCCAACAAAGAAAAGCTCGGCGTTATAGTACTCGAGCTCAACAAGTAA
- a CDS encoding Hsp20/alpha crystallin family protein, producing MTKQKQSFFERLTGARAVDESASQVPIFEESSEEFVETYGAPETPTMTHATMPQESEWMGNASEGQNDTIAQDDAEGQLTIDVYQTDDAIVIKSTIAGVKPEDLDVAINNDMVTIKGERKNEETVPDGNYYYQECYWGPFSRSILLPVDIISDKAEASLKNGILSIRLPKADTTRIKRIQVRGF from the coding sequence ATGACAAAACAAAAACAATCTTTCTTTGAACGATTGACCGGTGCCCGAGCCGTCGACGAATCCGCATCACAGGTTCCTATCTTCGAAGAATCCTCCGAAGAATTCGTCGAGACCTACGGCGCACCCGAAACACCCACTATGACACATGCTACCATGCCCCAAGAATCTGAATGGATGGGTAATGCCTCAGAAGGTCAAAACGACACTATTGCACAAGATGATGCCGAGGGGCAGCTCACCATCGACGTCTATCAGACAGACGACGCCATCGTAATCAAGTCAACCATCGCTGGCGTCAAGCCCGAAGACCTCGACGTCGCCATCAACAATGACATGGTCACCATCAAGGGCGAGCGCAAAAACGAAGAAACCGTTCCCGATGGAAACTACTACTACCAAGAATGCTACTGGGGACCCTTCTCTCGATCCATACTCCTCCCCGTCGATATCATCTCAGACAAAGCAGAAGCCTCACTCAAAAATGGTATACTCTCGATTCGTCTCCCGAAAGCCGACACAACAAGAATCAAGCGAATTCAAGTGCGAGGGTTCTAA